The Carassius gibelio isolate Cgi1373 ecotype wild population from Czech Republic chromosome B14, carGib1.2-hapl.c, whole genome shotgun sequence genome has a segment encoding these proteins:
- the il12ba gene encoding interleukin 12Ba: MFFLFLSMLVFLRSSADGSIKTAESYWTLKPNVLVVNVDASEDVNMVPLICGEAYEGENITWTRNNEENLEDQGNRIVVTVEAWKGGNFSCFNSEGSYLNHTLVLAQWSFRKFIKNTPEKGYIDCSTNNYGGSFKCKWEWGENRNGHVVHIKATRPHGGSNISCSLDDGGQSITCLDHDYCSYAEEVERINLTIYFRSSFVVESYNTKFYFMDIVRPDVVPISRINKTSVEVKYPHSWNTPSSYFPLMFQVVRCRKREKCDCSKPNLQEILFTQSHQLPVTKGMCVCVRAKDEFCNSSWSDWSQYKCKTRKNGKQRNREPKLKTL; encoded by the exons atgttttttctctttttgagtATGTTGGTGTTTCTCCGGTCCTCTGCTGACGGATCCATCAAAACAGCTGAGAGTTACTGGACACTTAAACCAAATG TGCTTGTTGTGAATGTCGATGCAAGTGAAGATGTAAACATGGTGCCACTTATCTGTGGAGAAGCCTATGAAGGGGAAAATATTACATGGACCAGAAACAACGAGGAAAATCTGGAGGATCAAGGAAACAGGATCGTCGTCACAGTGGAGGCCTGGAAGGGGGGCAACTTCTCCTGTTTCAACAGTGAGGGATCCTATCTAAACCACACACTGGTGCTGGCTCAGTGGTCCTTCAGGAAGTTTATCAAGAATACTCCTGAGAAAG GTTACATTGATTGTTCAACAAATAACTACGGAGGTTCGTTCAAATGTAAATGGGAATGGGGTGAGAACAGGAATGGCCATGTTGTTCATATCAAAGCCACACG CCCTCATGGTGGAAGCAACATCAGCTGCAGTCTGGATGACGGAGGACAGTCTATCACATGCTTGGACCATGACTACTGTTCTTATGCAGAGGAGGTGGAGCGCATCAACCTGACCATATACTTCAGAAGCAGCTTTGTTGTTGAATCCTACAATACAAAGTTCTACTTCATGGATATCG TGAGGCCTGATGTGGTGCCTATTAGTAGGATCAACAAAACATCAGTAGAGGTCAAATACCCACACTCCTGGAACACACCATCATCTTACTTCCCTCTCATGTTCCAAGTGGTTCGCTGTCGGAAACGTGAAAAATGTGACTGCTCCAAACCGAACTTACAAGAG ATTTTATTCACACAAAGTCACCAGCTGCCAGTGACAaaagggatgtgtgtgtgtgtgagagccaAGGACGAATTCTGCAATTCCTCATGGAGTGACTGGAGCCAGTACAA ATGCAAAACCAGGAAAAACGGAAAGCAGAGGAACAGAGAACCAAAGTTAAAGACGCTATAA